A region of the Chitinophagaceae bacterium genome:
TTCCTGCACCCCTTTCCAAAGCGCTTTCCAATGATTCCAATACCAGGGCACCGGCGCCGCTTCCCGGTACAAAGCCGCTTGCCGTTGCACTCATGGGCCGGGATGCTTTTTCCGGGGTGTTATTATGTTTATAAGTAGTTACCTTCAGGGCATCAAAGCCGCCCCAGATATACGGACCATGATCACTGCATCCTCCTGCAAGCATCCGCTTTGCTTTCCCGGATTGTATGCGCTCAAACCCCATTAAAACAGCATCGGTGCCGGTACAACAGGCAGATGAGTTGGTGGTGACCAGGTTTCCGAGCCCGATCATTCCGCTTAAATAAGCAGATATCCCGCTTGCCATGATCTGCAGAACAGTGGTGCTTCCCAGTGTCTTAACATTACCGGCATCTACTTTATAAATGGCCTCCCTGTATTTTTCTACACCGGAAGTACCGGTGCCGAACACGGTTCCGCTGTCCCAGTCAGGATCTTCCGTTCCACTCATGACCAAACCGGCGTCATTCCATGCATCCATACCGGCCATACAGCCGTATAGGATACCGGAGCTGTTAAAATTCCTTAATTGGAGCGGGGACAGGTACTGTTGTTTCAATTCTTCCGGCACAGGTGGGATGCCGCCAACGCAACAGGAAAATTTCAGATCTTCCAGCTCTTTATAAAAACAGATACCGGAAACACCTTTTTTTATGGCATAGGTAAATGCCGGGATACCGACACCGTTTGGTGCAGCCACGCCAATACCTGTTATAACTACCCGGTTGCTCACTTGTTGTATATTATGATCCCGGAAATGGTACCGCTGCAGACAATTTCACCCGAAGCGTTCCTCATTTCCACTTCGCATTTCAGTTTATTGAAACGAAAATATTTTTTTTGAGATGTAACCGTTACTTTTTCACCCGGAAAGACAGGGGCAAGAAAGTCCACTTCAACAGAACTAAGGGCGATCATTGGCATCGGTGTTCCGGCTGCAATATCATCCTTTAATAAATAGATGCCCAGGCAAACAACGCCGATCTGTGCCATCGTTTCTGTAAGAATGACTCCAGGCGTTACCGGGAAATCTTTAAAATGTCCCTGGTAAAAACATTCTTCGGGTTTGTATGTGTAACTTCCTTTTGCTCCGCTCTCTGTTATTTCATGCAATTCATCGGCAAACAAAAAGGGTGGAGAGTAGGGTAGCAGGTTCAATATTTCTTTTGTAGTCATTGCTCAATTTATATGTTCGCCTCCATCTGCTATGATAGTACTTCCGTTTATCCAGGCAGCTTCATCCTTACATAAAAGATAAACAACATCTGCCACATCTTCAGGGGTTGTTAACCGTTTAAAGGGGTTCCGGTCCATTGCATGTGCCTTTAGCTGCTCATGCCCGGGGATCATCCGGAACGAAGCGGTATCGGTAACGCCGGCCTGTACGCAATTTGCTTTTATACCGTAGGGGGCAAATTCCAGTGCAATATTCCGGGTGATGGCTTCCAGTGCAGCTTTGGCAGCCGATACGGCAGCATAGCTCCTGAACGCTTTTGTATTTCCTTCGCTGCTGAAACTGATGACCCTGGCATCGGCTGCAAATAGTTTGTTCTCATAAAGCAGTTTTGTCCAGTCATACAAACTGATGGCCATTGACTCCAGCGTCAGATGAAAATCATCATTCTGCAAGGAAGGTTGTTCATTACCGGTCATCGGTTTTAAATTGCCCTTTGCAATGCTGTGCACAAGCGCCCTTATTTTTCCCTGTTCACCCAGTTTTTCCCGGATCGTGTTAAGGATCGCATCTCTTTTTTCCGCCTGCATGGCGTCTTTATTGAACGCTAAAAGATCAACACCGGTTGCTTTTATCTGTGCAAACGCCTGTTCAATGGCCGGCATGTCTGTTTTGCTGTTGCGGTGTACAACCATGATATGGCAGCCATGCATGGCCAGTTTTTTGGCTGTGGCCAGGCCCAATCCCGAAGAACCCCCGAGAATGAGTGCCCAGTAATTTTTATTTTCAAATTCCTTTACCATTTCAATAAAATGCTTTGTGCAGAAAAACCCGGGCCAAAACTCAGCATCAGTCCCATCTCGCCCCTGGGTACCCCCCTGTCCAGGAAACGTTCCAGTACATACAGTACGGTCACGCTCGACATGTTGCCATACTGTTTCAATACTTCCCTTGTATCATCAATATTTTTTCCAAGCGAACCAAACAATTCTTCCACCGTTTGCAGTATTTTTCTTCCGCCGGGATGAAAAACAAAATTATTGATTTCGCCGATGTTTGAATTGTTCCTTTCCAGGAAAGGATGAACGATCTTCGGAAAATGTGCTGCAATGGTTTCCGGTACGGTCTCATCCAGTATCATGCGAAGGCCTGTATTGGTGAGTTTGAAACCCATCATGTATTCCGCATCATAAAAATGATACATTTCTTCCGCAATGATCTCCGGGCCCTCATCTCCGGGGCAGGAGGATAATAATATGGCAGCGGCGCCGTCGCCGAATATGGCGGCACTTACGATATTGGCCATGGAGAAATCATCGAGTTGGAAAGTTGCTGTAGGAGATTCCACCGCAACCACGGCCGCCCGTTTGCCGGGATTGGCCTTTAAAAAATTTTTGGCATAAATGATCCCGGAAACACCGGCTGCACAGCCCATTTCGGTGACCGGCAGGCGTACAATGTCCTGTTTCATCTTTAAGCGGTTCACCAGGTATGCGTCAACCGAGGGGATCATTATCCCGGTGCAGCTTACCGTGATCAGGTAATCTATGTCCTGTGCGATCCATCCGGCTTTGTCCAATGCGTTCCGGAGTGACATTTCGGCCAGCTTTGTGCATTCCCGCACATAGATGTCGTTCTTTTCTTCAAAGGAGGAATTGGCGAAAACCTCTTCCGGGCCCATTATGGAATACCTTCTGTCCACACCGGCATTGCCAAAGATCTTAATGACCTTCCGGATGAATCGTTCGTCTTGTCCTGTCAGCCAATGTTCTATAAGCGGTAATATTTCTGAGGTAGGCCGGGTGTGAGGGGGCAATTGCTTTGCTACGGTTTTTATTTTTACGCTCATGTTTTTTTGATTATCCATTGATACCGGAAGGCCCATTTCCAGTGAATTGAACTGGTTGTATCCTTTATTTTTTTACTCATATTCACCAGTTCCTTTTTTTTAAACCCCCTCAGCACAGAGATGGCACCATCTTTTCTTACCATGGGATTCGAAATGAAAATGCTTATGAACCTGAACAGGTACCAGGCTGTGCTGCTCCGGTGCAGGTCGTTTATAACAATGCCTGTGCTGGCTTTTTCTGCCAGGGATCCCAGCATCCTTTCTATCTCTTCATTTTTAAAATGGTGAAGGAATAAAGTAGCCAGTGCAATATCATATGCCGGTTCTGGAAACGCATCCGCCAGCACATCCATTTTTAAATAACGGATCTCCGGGTAATTGGCCGACAACTTCCGGGCATAATTTACGGTAAATTCATTGGCATCGATGCCGGTCAACTTAAAAATGTAATTATTTTTCTTTCCGTATTCCGCTACGGCCCTCAGCATATCACCACTGCCGCAGCCCAGGTCAATGATAGAAATAGTTGAACCGGCCGGTGTGGACCTCAATAACGCATGCAGGCCCTGGATGGTTGCTTTGTTCCCACCCAGCCATTTATTTATTGCGGCGATCTGGTCCAGGGTCTTCCGCAGCATTTCGCCTTCCATAGAAAGATCGTCCATGATCTCTGCTTCGGGGCTCCGGTATGTTGTACGCACGAACATTTCAGGATCGGTTTAAGTATGTGGCATGTCTATCCATTCAATCCGTTGTTAACTGCAACGGTTTACCATGTGTATGTTTTATAATGGCGGGCAATACTCCCGGAATATGTGTCAGGCCATACATGATCAGCCTGGTAAGACCATCTTTGCCAAAAAATGGTTGCACGATCCTGCCGGTTGTTACCCGGGTCTTGAATGCTGCATTCCACATCCGGTTGTATGCATGTTCCAGTTCAGTGCGGGAAATGGTCTTCTTACTGAAATATTCAAGGATCAGTTCCGAAGCTATTTTGGCGCTGTGTATCGCCATGGCCATACCGTTGCCACACAGGGGATGTATCATTCCCGCCGCATCACCACACATCAGCATATGACCTTCCACGGTGGTCTTATTGGAAAAAGAAACCTGGCTGATCGTCAGGGGATGCTCAAATACAGGAACAGCATTTTCGAAAATCCTTTTTAAATGGGGATTCCTGCAAAGCACTTCCTGCCTGAAGGCCTCCGTATTCCTGTATTGCTGAAAACTACTGTAGTTGGTGATATAACAGGCATTTATATTCCCATTTTCCACCTTTGAGATCCCGCAGTAACCGCCTTTAAAATTGTGCAGGGCCACCAGGTCTTCCGGGAAATCGCCTGCCAGGTGTGTCTTTACGGCTACAAAGGGCGACCTGTCTTTTATAAATGTCCTTTCCAGCTTTACATCCAGGTTGCTTCTTTTACCGAAAGCACCTATTACACTTCTTGCGGTAAATTCATTTCCATCTTTGGTCTGCACCCGGAACATGTCATTTTCAAAATGAACATCGGAAACAGTATCCTGCATTACTGAACAACCGTTTTGTACCGCATGCTGAAAAAGAAAATGATCCAGTGTATACCGGCTTACCCCAAAGCCGCCCAGGGGAAGTTTTATTTCTGTCGTTTTTCCACGGGTAGTACTCAGTAAGAACCGGTTGATCTTTTTTGCACCGGTTGTCATCGGGTCTGCTCCAAGTTGTTGCAGGTAGGGTAATACTTCATTGGAGACATACTCGCCGCAGACCTTATGTTTCGGGTATTCATTTTTCTCGATAAGTATAACCGATAAACCGGCTTTGGATAAATGGATGGCACTCACCAGGCCGGCAAGTCCTCCGCCAATGATGATAATATCTGTTGCATTGCTGTTCAAAAGACCGTTAAAGCTGGTTCCGGGTACCGGTTTAAAAATTTGTTTAAAAGTACATTCAAATCTGCGTATGTCTTTCAAACA
Encoded here:
- a CDS encoding beta-hydroxyacyl-ACP dehydratase, whose protein sequence is MTTKEILNLLPYSPPFLFADELHEITESGAKGSYTYKPEECFYQGHFKDFPVTPGVILTETMAQIGVVCLGIYLLKDDIAAGTPMPMIALSSVEVDFLAPVFPGEKVTVTSQKKYFRFNKLKCEVEMRNASGEIVCSGTISGIIIYNK
- a CDS encoding type III polyketide synthase, whose protein sequence is MSVKIKTVAKQLPPHTRPTSEILPLIEHWLTGQDERFIRKVIKIFGNAGVDRRYSIMGPEEVFANSSFEEKNDIYVRECTKLAEMSLRNALDKAGWIAQDIDYLITVSCTGIMIPSVDAYLVNRLKMKQDIVRLPVTEMGCAAGVSGIIYAKNFLKANPGKRAAVVAVESPTATFQLDDFSMANIVSAAIFGDGAAAILLSSCPGDEGPEIIAEEMYHFYDAEYMMGFKLTNTGLRMILDETVPETIAAHFPKIVHPFLERNNSNIGEINNFVFHPGGRKILQTVEELFGSLGKNIDDTREVLKQYGNMSSVTVLYVLERFLDRGVPRGEMGLMLSFGPGFSAQSILLKW
- a CDS encoding beta-ketoacyl-[acyl-carrier-protein] synthase family protein, encoding MSNRVVITGIGVAAPNGVGIPAFTYAIKKGVSGICFYKELEDLKFSCCVGGIPPVPEELKQQYLSPLQLRNFNSSGILYGCMAGMDAWNDAGLVMSGTEDPDWDSGTVFGTGTSGVEKYREAIYKVDAGNVKTLGSTTVLQIMASGISAYLSGMIGLGNLVTTNSSACCTGTDAVLMGFERIQSGKAKRMLAGGCSDHGPYIWGGFDALKVTTYKHNNTPEKASRPMSATASGFVPGSGAGALVLESLESALERGAGIYGEVLGGAVNSGGQRSDGTMTAPNSTAVQRCIKTAIENAGITADEIDLINGHLTATSKDATEIKNWSEALNRKGKDFPYIHSLKSMTGHCLGASGAIECVAAVLGLKNDFIFPSINCEDIHPEIAALIGPEKIPQKLIETDKLQVIAKASFGFGDINSCIIFKKYNG
- a CDS encoding SDR family oxidoreductase is translated as MVKEFENKNYWALILGGSSGLGLATAKKLAMHGCHIMVVHRNSKTDMPAIEQAFAQIKATGVDLLAFNKDAMQAEKRDAILNTIREKLGEQGKIRALVHSIAKGNLKPMTGNEQPSLQNDDFHLTLESMAISLYDWTKLLYENKLFAADARVISFSSEGNTKAFRSYAAVSAAKAALEAITRNIALEFAPYGIKANCVQAGVTDTASFRMIPGHEQLKAHAMDRNPFKRLTTPEDVADVVYLLCKDEAAWINGSTIIADGGEHIN
- a CDS encoding FAD-dependent oxidoreductase encodes the protein MNSNATDIIIIGGGLAGLVSAIHLSKAGLSVILIEKNEYPKHKVCGEYVSNEVLPYLQQLGADPMTTGAKKINRFLLSTTRGKTTEIKLPLGGFGVSRYTLDHFLFQHAVQNGCSVMQDTVSDVHFENDMFRVQTKDGNEFTARSVIGAFGKRSNLDVKLERTFIKDRSPFVAVKTHLAGDFPEDLVALHNFKGGYCGISKVENGNINACYITNYSSFQQYRNTEAFRQEVLCRNPHLKRIFENAVPVFEHPLTISQVSFSNKTTVEGHMLMCGDAAGMIHPLCGNGMAMAIHSAKIASELILEYFSKKTISRTELEHAYNRMWNAAFKTRVTTGRIVQPFFGKDGLTRLIMYGLTHIPGVLPAIIKHTHGKPLQLTTD
- a CDS encoding methyltransferase domain-containing protein; its protein translation is MFVRTTYRSPEAEIMDDLSMEGEMLRKTLDQIAAINKWLGGNKATIQGLHALLRSTPAGSTISIIDLGCGSGDMLRAVAEYGKKNNYIFKLTGIDANEFTVNYARKLSANYPEIRYLKMDVLADAFPEPAYDIALATLFLHHFKNEEIERMLGSLAEKASTGIVINDLHRSSTAWYLFRFISIFISNPMVRKDGAISVLRGFKKKELVNMSKKIKDTTSSIHWKWAFRYQWIIKKT